Proteins encoded by one window of Microbulbifer salipaludis:
- a CDS encoding cyclic nucleotide-binding domain-containing protein: protein MNYKPLSDYPRDAVDRLLNVIHLFRDIRATSEWQYDVLLKRSRLATLSPGEALLHAGDVDQWVYFLLRGELHVHVDDDAAARGERPLAVIRPGEVFGDLSMLLAKPRSATIVAAPVGQDIQVLGVDCTLFGDLEDFSLLHLPTKLVFYRNMVHSLRWKLEVYRSKYPMHELANSHRRLKLYTGPKNSKEELVALAGQARDLARILLDWNAEFGSGQLAAEESDMTDFLESILS, encoded by the coding sequence ATGAATTACAAGCCGCTCAGTGATTACCCGCGGGATGCGGTAGATCGTCTCCTGAATGTTATCCATCTCTTTCGCGATATTCGAGCCACCAGTGAATGGCAGTACGATGTCTTGCTGAAGCGATCGCGTCTGGCCACCCTGTCACCCGGTGAGGCGCTGCTCCATGCGGGGGATGTGGACCAGTGGGTATATTTTCTACTGCGCGGTGAACTGCATGTGCATGTCGATGACGATGCGGCGGCCCGCGGCGAGCGCCCCCTGGCGGTGATTCGCCCTGGCGAGGTGTTCGGGGACCTGTCCATGCTGTTGGCGAAGCCGCGCAGTGCGACCATCGTGGCAGCTCCGGTCGGCCAGGACATTCAGGTGCTCGGGGTGGACTGCACCCTGTTTGGCGACCTCGAGGATTTCTCTCTGCTGCACTTGCCGACCAAGCTGGTGTTCTACCGCAATATGGTGCACTCACTGCGCTGGAAACTTGAGGTCTATCGCTCCAAGTACCCCATGCACGAGCTCGCCAACAGCCACCGCCGCCTGAAGCTGTACACCGGCCCCAAGAACAGTAAAGAAGAGCTGGTTGCCCTGGCCGGCCAGGCGCGGGACCTGGCAAGGATTCTCCTGGACTGGAATGCAGAATTTGGCAGTGGCCAACTCGCGGCCGAAGAGTCCGATATGACCGACTTTCTCGAATCTATTCTTTCCTGA
- a CDS encoding efflux RND transporter permease subunit: MKLLESAVNRFRSSISLMLLIVIMGIAARGAMTVESSPEVNPPIVIVQVMHEGISPEDGVRLLIRPLEQEIRALEGVKEVMATAREGLVYLVIEFDSALDIDLAVDEARNAVDRAKAELPRGAEEPIVEEASAQPFPTIVVTLAGEGVSEREMLRSAQALQRKIENISEVLSAEINGNREEVVEATIDPVRLEHYQITSGELINAVLGNNLLIPAGEMDVSKGRFSVKVPGLIESAEDVYQIPLKRSDDGVVTLGQVTDIRRTFKDATTYTSVNGRPGLAINVEKRTGASSVALADTVRDVVNAERQYLPRGVQVDFVFDQSQVARDMVSEMEGNILTAMLLVMIIVVAALGFRSGLLVGFGIPFSLLFGAIIAWYLGYSFNFMVMFGMLLALGMLIDGSIVITEFADRKMAEGLSARVAYSIAVRRMFWPVVASTGTTLAAFLPIIFWPGVVGDFMRYLPVTVFAVLAGSLVYALFFAPVLGSVFGKSGVDLADQQHLKQLESGDPKGLSGITGLYARLLDPVVRRPITSFCATILTLVGIFVAFNVFNPGVEFFTDTEEQYGNVEVRAQGNLSMEEKKALVSQVEAAVMGVPEVRVVYSAIGSGGISGNSEKSPDQIANLLVELLPSMERERKSKEIFADIRKSTANFAGIKTTANAFEGGPPVGKDIVLELRSRDYDQLLAETWRLHRAMVSEFGGLRDIVNTAPLPGIEWEVKVDRAKAALYGADLTGVGRAVQLVTNGVIMAEYRPDDSDEEVDIRIRYPEHARGITALDELKVNTPNGAVPVSSFVSTHAGPKVDKIERIDGITRMQVKADVEDGVLADDKVREIRQWLAENPVDDQVELLFRGADEDQNESLTFLLGAFLLSLFLMFILLVTQFNSFYQSALILSSVIMSTAGVMLGLTLTQSTFSVIMTGVGIVALAGIVVNNNIVLIDTYNYVRKAEPELSQSAAAVKAAAQRLRPVFLTTATTILGLLPLALGASVDMVGRTVVVNGVIASFWVKLASAIVYGLTFSTLLTLIVTPVMLALPSSLQQRLQRAMPERFRTAREG, translated from the coding sequence ATGAAGTTGCTTGAGAGCGCGGTTAACCGCTTTCGCAGCAGCATCAGCCTGATGTTGCTGATTGTCATCATGGGCATTGCCGCGCGCGGTGCCATGACGGTGGAATCCAGCCCGGAGGTCAATCCGCCCATCGTTATTGTGCAGGTGATGCACGAGGGAATCTCGCCGGAAGACGGCGTACGTCTGCTGATCCGCCCCCTGGAACAGGAAATTCGGGCACTCGAAGGTGTGAAGGAGGTGATGGCCACGGCCCGCGAGGGGTTGGTGTATCTGGTGATCGAGTTTGACTCGGCGCTGGACATTGACCTCGCCGTGGACGAGGCGCGCAACGCGGTGGACCGGGCGAAAGCCGAGTTGCCGAGGGGCGCGGAAGAGCCCATTGTCGAGGAGGCCTCGGCACAGCCTTTCCCCACGATTGTGGTCACTCTGGCAGGGGAGGGCGTTAGTGAGCGCGAGATGCTGCGCAGCGCCCAGGCTCTGCAGCGCAAAATTGAAAATATCAGCGAAGTATTGAGCGCGGAGATCAATGGCAATCGGGAGGAGGTCGTTGAAGCGACCATCGATCCGGTGCGTCTGGAGCACTACCAGATTACCAGCGGCGAACTGATCAATGCGGTGCTGGGCAATAATTTGCTGATCCCCGCCGGTGAAATGGATGTGAGCAAGGGCCGTTTCTCCGTCAAGGTGCCGGGCCTGATCGAATCCGCTGAGGATGTGTATCAAATCCCGCTGAAGCGCTCCGATGACGGTGTTGTGACCCTGGGGCAGGTAACGGATATCCGTCGCACCTTTAAAGATGCAACCACTTACACCAGCGTGAATGGGCGCCCGGGACTGGCCATCAATGTGGAAAAACGCACCGGTGCCAGTTCGGTGGCGCTTGCCGATACTGTCCGCGACGTGGTCAATGCCGAGCGGCAGTACCTTCCGCGGGGCGTTCAGGTGGACTTCGTGTTTGACCAGTCGCAGGTTGCGCGGGATATGGTCAGCGAAATGGAAGGCAATATTCTCACCGCGATGCTGCTGGTGATGATTATTGTGGTCGCGGCACTGGGCTTTCGCTCCGGGTTGCTGGTGGGGTTTGGCATTCCATTTTCGCTGTTGTTTGGTGCCATCATCGCCTGGTATCTGGGTTACTCCTTCAACTTCATGGTGATGTTCGGCATGTTGCTGGCGCTCGGCATGCTCATCGATGGCTCCATTGTGATTACCGAATTTGCCGATCGCAAAATGGCCGAGGGGTTGTCCGCACGGGTTGCCTATTCGATTGCTGTGCGCCGTATGTTCTGGCCGGTGGTGGCTTCTACTGGCACCACGCTCGCCGCCTTCTTGCCGATTATCTTCTGGCCGGGCGTGGTCGGTGACTTCATGCGTTACCTGCCGGTGACCGTGTTTGCGGTGCTGGCGGGCTCACTGGTGTACGCCCTGTTTTTTGCCCCCGTGCTGGGCTCGGTGTTTGGCAAGTCCGGGGTGGACCTGGCGGATCAGCAACATCTCAAGCAGCTTGAGTCCGGTGACCCCAAGGGGCTGAGCGGTATTACCGGGCTCTATGCGCGCCTGCTCGACCCGGTTGTGCGTCGCCCGATCACTTCCTTTTGCGCGACCATCCTGACCTTGGTGGGGATTTTTGTTGCCTTCAATGTCTTCAACCCCGGGGTGGAGTTTTTCACGGATACTGAAGAGCAATACGGCAACGTCGAGGTTCGGGCGCAGGGCAACCTCTCCATGGAGGAAAAGAAAGCGCTGGTGTCCCAGGTGGAAGCGGCGGTCATGGGGGTGCCGGAGGTTCGCGTGGTGTACTCGGCGATTGGCTCCGGTGGTATTTCCGGTAACTCGGAAAAGTCCCCGGACCAGATTGCCAACCTGCTGGTGGAGTTACTGCCGTCGATGGAGCGGGAGCGCAAAAGCAAAGAGATATTTGCCGATATCCGCAAAAGCACTGCGAATTTTGCCGGCATCAAAACCACGGCCAACGCGTTTGAGGGCGGACCGCCGGTTGGCAAGGATATTGTTCTGGAGTTGCGCAGCCGCGACTACGACCAACTGCTCGCGGAAACCTGGCGCCTGCACCGTGCCATGGTGAGTGAATTCGGCGGATTGCGCGACATCGTGAACACGGCGCCGCTGCCGGGTATTGAATGGGAGGTAAAGGTGGACCGGGCCAAGGCCGCACTCTACGGGGCGGATCTCACTGGTGTGGGGCGCGCCGTTCAGCTGGTGACCAACGGGGTAATAATGGCCGAGTACCGCCCGGATGACTCCGATGAGGAGGTCGACATCCGCATTCGCTATCCGGAGCATGCACGGGGGATCACGGCGCTCGACGAGCTTAAGGTGAATACGCCCAACGGTGCGGTGCCGGTCAGTAGCTTTGTTTCCACCCATGCCGGCCCCAAGGTGGACAAGATAGAACGCATCGATGGTATTACGCGGATGCAGGTCAAGGCCGATGTGGAAGATGGTGTACTGGCGGATGACAAAGTGCGGGAGATTCGGCAGTGGCTGGCGGAGAACCCGGTAGACGACCAGGTGGAGCTCCTGTTCCGTGGTGCCGATGAGGACCAGAATGAGTCGTTGACGTTCCTGCTCGGCGCCTTCCTGTTGTCGCTGTTCCTGATGTTCATCCTGCTGGTGACCCAGTTCAACAGCTTTTACCAGTCTGCGCTGATTCTCTCTTCCGTAATCATGTCCACCGCCGGTGTCATGCTGGGGCTGACCCTCACCCAGAGTACCTTCAGTGTCATTATGACGGGCGTGGGGATCGTGGCACTGGCGGGTATTGTGGTGAACAACAACATCGTGTTGATCGACACCTACAACTATGTGCGCAAAGCTGAACCGGAGTTGAGTCAGAGTGCAGCTGCGGTGAAAGCGGCAGCACAGCGCTTGAGACCGGTATTTTTGACCACGGCCACCACAATTCTCGGCCTGCTACCCCTGGCGTTGGGGGCGAGCGTGGATATGGTGGGCCGCACCGTTGTGGTTAACGGGGTGATCGCTTCTTTCTGGGTGAAACTCGCCAGCGCCATTGTGTACGGGCTGACCTTTTCTACCCTGTTAACGCTGATTGTGACCCCGGTGATGCTGGCGTTGCCATCCTCGCTACAGCAGCGGTTGCAGCGGGCAATGCCGGAGCGGTTTCGCACAGCAAGAGAGGGCTGA
- a CDS encoding TonB family protein: MKTTNFVIALLLFATALTAKAAPLLNGLALEQQFNKDQYIAAVYSERLASDASTLLDNNMPRSLEVRIIADRLSARRFRNQWMEGIAINNPGNTLTGQAENMVTFANLFKGRLVAGDRLRVDFAADTGTTSVSLNDIMIGMIEDREFFNTLLRAWIGPVPPSTDFRDGLMSAGEVKSGLLASYEALQPGADRVAQVAAMVDQQEAQQEEEQQAAAQPATPKAESSQIAAASPQPSLAANIPPPTLAAISAPAIEKPAPARPELKPETAAAQPASQPKPLKPTTTRPAAPVDDEDMEEEEEAPLTADMILARQIYHSMLLRHTFKHIRYPKRAQERGQEGSVRLNVTIDNRGNVKSVNTLQESRYSSLNREALEAVERAGPYPATPSQLKLDEYKFSVPITFRLPD; the protein is encoded by the coding sequence ATGAAAACGACCAACTTCGTCATTGCCCTGCTGTTGTTCGCTACGGCCCTGACTGCAAAGGCCGCGCCGCTGCTGAACGGTCTCGCTCTGGAACAACAATTCAACAAAGACCAGTACATCGCTGCCGTGTATTCCGAGCGGCTCGCCAGCGACGCGAGCACTCTACTCGACAACAACATGCCGCGCAGCCTGGAAGTCCGCATTATTGCGGACCGCCTGTCGGCTCGCCGCTTCCGCAACCAGTGGATGGAAGGCATTGCCATCAATAACCCCGGCAACACCCTGACCGGTCAAGCGGAAAACATGGTGACCTTTGCCAACCTGTTCAAAGGCCGCCTGGTCGCAGGAGACCGGCTGCGCGTTGATTTCGCGGCAGATACCGGCACAACTTCGGTCTCTCTTAACGACATCATGATCGGCATGATCGAGGATCGTGAGTTCTTCAACACCCTGTTGCGCGCCTGGATAGGTCCCGTCCCCCCCTCCACCGACTTTCGTGACGGCCTGATGTCCGCCGGCGAGGTGAAGTCCGGCCTGTTAGCCAGCTACGAGGCCCTGCAGCCGGGTGCCGACCGTGTCGCTCAGGTAGCGGCCATGGTAGACCAGCAGGAAGCCCAGCAAGAGGAAGAACAGCAGGCCGCCGCCCAACCGGCGACACCCAAAGCCGAGTCCTCCCAGATTGCTGCGGCCTCGCCCCAGCCGTCACTTGCGGCCAACATACCGCCGCCCACTCTGGCTGCGATCAGCGCACCGGCAATTGAAAAGCCGGCACCGGCGCGCCCCGAGCTCAAGCCCGAAACCGCTGCCGCGCAGCCCGCCTCACAGCCCAAGCCCCTCAAACCCACCACCACGCGCCCTGCCGCGCCGGTAGACGATGAGGACATGGAAGAGGAAGAGGAAGCGCCACTGACCGCCGACATGATCCTGGCTCGTCAGATCTACCATTCCATGCTGTTGCGTCACACCTTCAAGCACATTCGCTATCCGAAACGCGCCCAGGAGCGCGGCCAGGAAGGCAGTGTTCGCCTGAACGTAACCATCGACAACCGGGGTAACGTAAAGAGCGTGAACACCCTGCAGGAGTCCCGTTACTCCAGCCTGAACCGCGAGGCGCTGGAAGCAGTGGAGCGCGCAGGCCCTTACCCGGCCACGCCTTCGCAGCTGAAGCTGGATGAGTACAAGTTCTCGGTGCCCATTACCTTCCGCCTCCCGGACTGA
- the gdhA gene encoding NADP-specific glutamate dehydrogenase yields the protein MDKQHKQGLEDFLAWVQTRNPDEPEFNQAIRELAYDVYPYYAEHTGWHSAKILPRLSEADRIITFRVCWEDDTGEVQVNRGWRVQHCSAVGPYKGGIRFHRSVTASVLKFLAFEQTFKNALTGLPIGGGKGGSDFDPSDRSNREIMRFCQAFMNELYRHIGENTDVPAGDINVGRREIGYLFGHYRRLANSFTGALTGKDIEFGGSHVRMEATGYGLIYFLRCMLAQRQQALDGLRVSISGAGNVALHAAQKAMQLGARVITLSSSKGVLHNESGIPQKDIDAAIEAADSSTKTLKAIQSSSGGDWYDGEKPWQFPCDIALPCATQNELGEEDARALIDNQCQIVAEGANMPCTEDATRLFKENKVLHAPGKASNAGGVALSGLEMAQNASFSRWEQEHLDEKLLEIMQDIHAQCIQHLEAEDGYQDYHRGANIAAFHRVANALMAQGVG from the coding sequence ATGGACAAACAGCATAAACAAGGTCTGGAAGACTTTCTCGCCTGGGTACAGACGCGCAACCCCGATGAACCGGAGTTCAATCAGGCAATAAGAGAGCTGGCATACGATGTGTACCCGTACTACGCCGAGCACACCGGATGGCACTCCGCCAAAATATTACCCCGTCTCAGTGAAGCCGACCGGATCATTACCTTCCGCGTGTGCTGGGAGGATGACACTGGTGAGGTACAGGTGAATCGCGGCTGGCGGGTACAACATTGCAGCGCCGTCGGCCCTTACAAGGGCGGCATCCGCTTCCACCGCTCGGTGACGGCATCCGTTCTCAAGTTTCTCGCGTTCGAGCAGACCTTCAAAAACGCCCTCACCGGGCTACCCATCGGCGGCGGCAAAGGCGGCTCCGACTTCGACCCCAGTGATCGCTCGAACCGCGAGATCATGCGCTTTTGCCAGGCCTTCATGAATGAGCTGTACCGCCATATCGGTGAGAACACCGATGTCCCCGCCGGGGACATTAACGTGGGGCGCCGAGAAATCGGTTACCTCTTTGGCCATTACCGCCGACTCGCCAACTCCTTTACTGGCGCCCTCACTGGCAAGGACATCGAATTTGGCGGCAGCCATGTGCGCATGGAGGCCACCGGTTACGGCCTGATCTATTTTCTGCGCTGCATGCTCGCGCAGCGGCAGCAAGCGCTGGATGGCCTGCGCGTGTCGATTTCCGGGGCAGGCAACGTCGCACTGCATGCCGCACAAAAGGCCATGCAGCTTGGTGCACGGGTAATAACCCTCTCTTCCAGCAAGGGGGTCCTGCACAACGAATCCGGTATTCCACAAAAGGATATCGATGCGGCAATCGAGGCTGCAGACAGCAGCACCAAAACCCTGAAAGCAATCCAGTCCAGCAGCGGGGGCGACTGGTACGATGGCGAGAAACCCTGGCAGTTTCCCTGTGATATTGCCCTTCCCTGCGCGACCCAAAATGAACTCGGTGAGGAAGATGCGCGCGCGCTCATCGACAATCAATGCCAGATTGTTGCGGAAGGCGCCAATATGCCCTGCACCGAAGACGCCACCCGCTTATTCAAGGAAAACAAGGTGTTACATGCACCCGGCAAAGCCTCCAACGCCGGGGGCGTCGCCCTGTCCGGTCTTGAGATGGCGCAAAATGCGTCCTTTTCCCGCTGGGAGCAGGAGCACCTCGATGAAAAGCTGCTGGAAATCATGCAAGACATCCACGCCCAGTGTATCCAGCACCTCGAGGCGGAAGATGGCTACCAGGATTACCATCGCGGGGCCAACATCGCCGCATTCCACCGGGTAGCCAATGCATTGATGGCCCAAGGGGTAGGCTAA
- a CDS encoding M13 family metallopeptidase: MKKLLLPLAIAGAIAGGALTGCSQSENPEAKSTQGVTEAAAVQTAELGSGIDLSAMDTSVRPQDDFYTYVNGNWLKNTEIPADKSRWGGFSILRDKAMEEVKALIMEAGEHANSAAAKQIGALYNSYMNEELIEKKGLSAIAGELAKVDAIQSRKDLSDFFAYADTVGYNVPFGGTIYQDLKQVENYITFMWQAGLGLPDRDYYFDDSEKGQKLQQAYREYLVKMQSIAGLENAEESADAVYALEKSLAEHHRTRVDNRDPERYYNKKTLADLKTMMPAIEWDSYLQKAHLENAQEFIVGQPEYLEAANTIIAETDLATWKRYLKLKVLSAAAPYMHIEIAQANFDFYSTTIRGVEQMEPRWKRAVQFVNGSVGELVGQRYVEKYFPPEAKARMVKLVDNLKAAYRESIESLSWMSEDTKQEALTKLANFTTKIGYPDKWRDYSALEVKADDLVGNAIAATLFETMHERDKLGKPLDRGAWGMSPQTVNAYYNPAMNEIVFPAAILQPPFFNMNADDAVNYGGIGGVIGHEIGHGFDDKGSKFDGKGYLNNWWTDSDRNNFEQLTGKLVAQYNGFEPIEGEHVNGELTLGENIGDLSGLGIAYKAYKMSLNGEEAPEIDGFTGDQRVFLGWAQVWRSKMRDEALSERLKTDPHSPAEYRVQGVLPNIEAFYSAFDVKEGDGMYLPEEERVVIW; the protein is encoded by the coding sequence ATGAAAAAACTGCTTTTACCTCTGGCAATTGCCGGCGCTATTGCCGGCGGCGCACTCACCGGCTGCTCCCAATCCGAAAACCCTGAAGCAAAGAGCACCCAGGGTGTGACCGAAGCGGCCGCTGTACAGACCGCGGAACTTGGCTCCGGTATCGACCTGAGTGCTATGGACACCAGTGTTCGTCCGCAGGATGACTTCTATACCTACGTCAATGGCAACTGGCTGAAGAACACCGAAATACCCGCGGACAAGTCCCGCTGGGGCGGTTTCAGCATTCTGCGCGACAAGGCCATGGAAGAAGTAAAGGCGTTGATCATGGAAGCCGGCGAGCACGCCAACAGTGCCGCGGCCAAACAGATCGGTGCTCTCTACAACAGCTACATGAACGAAGAGCTGATCGAGAAAAAAGGCCTGAGCGCGATCGCCGGCGAACTGGCCAAGGTGGACGCCATCCAGTCTCGTAAAGACCTGAGCGACTTCTTTGCCTACGCCGACACCGTCGGCTACAACGTGCCCTTTGGTGGCACGATTTACCAGGACCTCAAGCAGGTAGAGAATTACATCACCTTTATGTGGCAGGCGGGCCTCGGCCTCCCGGATCGCGATTACTACTTTGACGACTCCGAAAAAGGTCAGAAACTGCAGCAGGCCTACCGCGAATACCTGGTCAAGATGCAGAGCATCGCCGGCCTCGAGAATGCCGAGGAAAGTGCCGATGCGGTTTACGCCCTGGAGAAAAGCCTGGCCGAGCACCACCGCACCCGTGTGGACAACCGTGACCCGGAGCGCTACTACAACAAGAAAACGCTCGCCGACCTGAAAACAATGATGCCGGCCATCGAGTGGGACAGCTACCTGCAGAAGGCCCACCTTGAGAATGCTCAGGAGTTCATTGTCGGCCAGCCGGAATACCTGGAAGCGGCCAACACAATCATTGCCGAGACTGATCTGGCCACCTGGAAGCGCTACCTCAAACTCAAGGTGCTCTCTGCCGCTGCGCCCTATATGCACATTGAAATCGCCCAGGCCAACTTCGATTTTTACAGCACCACCATCCGCGGCGTGGAACAGATGGAGCCCCGCTGGAAGCGCGCGGTACAGTTTGTTAACGGTTCTGTCGGCGAACTGGTCGGCCAGCGCTATGTGGAAAAATACTTTCCGCCAGAAGCCAAGGCGCGCATGGTCAAGCTGGTGGACAACCTGAAGGCGGCCTACCGGGAGTCCATCGAGTCCCTGAGCTGGATGAGCGAAGATACCAAACAGGAAGCCCTCACCAAGCTGGCTAACTTCACCACCAAAATTGGTTACCCGGACAAGTGGCGTGACTACAGTGCGCTGGAAGTAAAGGCGGATGACCTGGTCGGTAACGCCATTGCCGCGACCCTGTTTGAAACCATGCATGAGCGCGACAAACTGGGCAAACCGCTGGATCGGGGTGCCTGGGGTATGAGCCCGCAGACGGTCAACGCCTACTACAATCCGGCGATGAACGAAATCGTATTCCCCGCCGCCATCCTGCAGCCGCCGTTCTTTAACATGAACGCCGATGACGCGGTGAACTACGGCGGCATCGGCGGCGTCATCGGCCATGAAATTGGCCACGGCTTCGACGACAAGGGCTCCAAGTTCGACGGAAAAGGTTACCTGAACAACTGGTGGACCGACTCTGACCGCAACAACTTTGAGCAGCTCACCGGCAAGCTGGTCGCCCAGTACAATGGCTTCGAGCCAATTGAAGGTGAGCACGTAAACGGCGAGCTGACGCTGGGTGAAAACATTGGTGACCTGTCCGGCCTGGGCATCGCTTACAAAGCCTACAAGATGTCCCTCAACGGTGAAGAGGCACCGGAGATCGACGGTTTCACCGGCGATCAGCGTGTGTTCCTGGGCTGGGCACAGGTATGGCGTAGCAAGATGCGCGACGAGGCTCTGAGTGAGCGCCTGAAGACCGATCCGCACTCACCGGCGGAATATCGTGTTCAGGGCGTCCTGCCGAACATCGAGGCATTCTACTCCGCCTTTGATGTGAAGGAAGGCGACGGCATGTACCTTCCGGAAGAGGAGCGCGTGGTTATCTGGTAA
- a CDS encoding efflux RND transporter periplasmic adaptor subunit, producing MNFLLSFWRQRNYRIAAIVALLAIVWLLSGVLSGDRNAALQNAGAVPAKPIAAEPITVRARRIEAQPYTTRVIVNSRTEENRSVQLRAELDGVIAALPVAEGVRVAAGDVICEIAAEDRPEKLARARATLRKAELDYAGAKKLQGRGLQSEAAMAQQEVNLANARAELKRAQVDVTNLEIRAPFDGLVNHRAVELGDFVRRGEECATLLDLDPILIVGEVSESQVASLKPGKQASAQLQQGQLVEGRLRYVSQQAHPVTRAYRVEVAVPNTDGALRSGISARMALPTGEVLAHRINASLLTLDDRGQLGVRILDEEHRVKFVNVRLVSDDSSGVWVAGLPAQALLITVGQEYVSEGERVAVEFEESAGDLPAPVSRVDGESGDVGADLLKASAGAGVKQPDMPSGAVAQEPVQ from the coding sequence ATGAATTTTCTGCTTTCGTTCTGGCGGCAGCGCAATTATCGAATTGCTGCGATCGTCGCTCTCCTTGCAATTGTATGGCTGCTGAGCGGTGTGCTGTCCGGTGACCGCAATGCTGCGCTACAAAACGCTGGTGCTGTACCTGCCAAGCCGATCGCGGCGGAGCCCATCACTGTCCGGGCGCGGCGGATCGAGGCTCAGCCCTACACCACCCGTGTGATCGTTAACAGCCGTACCGAGGAAAATCGCAGTGTGCAGCTGCGCGCGGAACTGGATGGTGTGATTGCGGCACTGCCGGTGGCGGAGGGGGTGCGTGTGGCCGCCGGTGATGTGATCTGCGAAATTGCGGCCGAAGACCGGCCGGAAAAGCTGGCGCGGGCCCGCGCTACGCTGCGTAAGGCGGAGCTGGATTACGCCGGAGCCAAAAAACTCCAGGGGCGGGGACTGCAGTCGGAAGCGGCCATGGCGCAGCAGGAAGTTAACCTGGCCAATGCGCGGGCAGAACTGAAGCGCGCGCAGGTGGATGTGACCAATCTCGAGATCCGGGCCCCCTTCGACGGGCTGGTGAATCATCGGGCGGTTGAGTTGGGGGATTTCGTGCGTCGGGGCGAAGAGTGCGCAACGCTGCTGGATCTGGACCCTATTCTGATCGTGGGTGAGGTATCCGAGTCACAGGTGGCCAGCCTGAAGCCCGGCAAGCAGGCGTCGGCGCAATTGCAGCAGGGCCAGTTGGTCGAGGGGCGTTTGCGCTATGTCAGCCAGCAGGCCCACCCCGTTACGCGCGCTTATCGCGTTGAGGTCGCGGTGCCGAATACCGATGGGGCGCTGCGCAGCGGTATCAGTGCACGCATGGCGCTGCCTACCGGAGAGGTGCTGGCGCACCGGATCAACGCCTCCCTGCTGACGCTGGATGACCGTGGGCAGCTCGGCGTGCGTATTCTGGATGAAGAGCACCGGGTCAAATTTGTGAATGTGCGGCTCGTCAGTGATGACAGCTCGGGTGTCTGGGTTGCCGGTTTACCCGCCCAGGCACTGCTGATTACCGTGGGTCAGGAGTACGTGAGCGAGGGCGAGCGGGTGGCCGTAGAGTTTGAGGAGTCTGCCGGTGACTTGCCGGCGCCGGTATCCCGCGTGGACGGGGAGAGCGGAGACGTTGGCGCAGATCTGTTGAAAGCTTCCGCGGGCGCCGGGGTAAAACAGCCTGATATGCCGTCTGGCGCGGTTGCGCAGGAGCCTGTGCAATGA